The window GGTGAAACATTCTCACAAGACGGCATCGCACTTTTTCTCGTAGATGCAAATCAGGTGGGCGTTATCATCCGCCCCTATCCAACAATGGACGGTTCTCGCGCGGCTGAAATATCGTTTTCCAATGTTAAACTGAAAACCGATGCCCTCCTCTCATCATCACCAAGCACATTCGCCATTTTGGAAACCGCTTATGCGCGGGCCATTCTTGCCGTATCCGCTGAGGCTTTGGGTGCGATGGAAACCGCAACCCGCATGACGGGTGAATATTTAACGACCAGAACCCAATTTGGCCAACCCATCGGCATGTTTCAAGCGCTTCAACATCGCATGTCTGAGATGATGATCGAACTGCAACAAATGCGCTCTTCGCTCATCAACGCAGCCGGTAGTTTTGAGGACGATAAAGCAGCCCGCGACAAAGCAATTTCTGCGGTTAAGAACCTAACAGGTCGCGTGGGAAAATTGGTTGCTGAAGAAAGCATTCAAATGCATGGCGGCATTGGCATGACATGGGAATATGCCCTGCCCCATTTTGCTAAGCGGATCATTATGATTGATCATCTGTTTGGTGACAGTGATCATCATCTAGAACGCTTTGCCGCTCTATCTCAAACGCCATAACAAAAGCGCTAACAGCCATCTTATTTTACAGCATTAAATCACATTTACTTGCAATTATGTATTTGTAAACTTGCAGAAATTATAATTAGACCTCAACTAAGTTTGAGCTAATTCAGAAGGTAGTTTCTAAAACTTAACCATTCTAGGCTCACCGCAAACAAAACGGGCGATACCATGAAAACCTTCCGCACTCTTCAAGGCCATATAAGACGTTTTTGGAATGATGAAACAGGAAACATCGCCATGCTTACGGGGTTGGCAGTTGTCGCTGTCGTCTTTAGTGCCGGCGTAGGCATCGATCATATGCGCGCTCTGAATGAAAAAGCGACATTGCAAAAGTCTTTAGATGCAGCAGCGATTGCGGGCGCTACAACAATTGCAACGGACCCAGGCGGCGCAGAAAACGCGGCGCTTCAAGTCTTCAATTTGAATTATAGCGCCGAAAATGGGATCAACAATGGTGAGGTAGGGTTTACCTTTAACCAAACTAATGGCCTGATAACAGTAACAGCAACTTCTCAAATAAAGACCTTGCTGACTAGCATTTTAGGCAGAGAATTCATTCCGGTAAATGCACTTGCCTCAGCGCAAGGATCCCTTTCACGCGTCGAATTTATCTTGGCTGTCGATCAATCAGATTCAATGCGCGGCTCTAAACAACAAGCTTTAGTACAAGCGTTGGATGCATTCAAAAACAATGTTTATCAAACAGATGAAGACGGCAATTTCGTTGATCGCGACGAAATTCTTGTTGGCCTAGTCCCTTGGCAGTCATTCGTAAATGTTGGCATTGAAAATGCTACAAATTGGACGAGAGGATTCAATTCTTCAGCCATAAACTTTAATATCACGGACCCTTCAAGCCCAAGCAATTTGCAATTCAATGAAAACACCGATCGAGATGTGATCATTGATGCAATTGCACAACACGATTTCGCTGAGCATGGTTTTGATGTTCCGCAAAATAGCCTAGATTTGGCCAGCCGCAGGCAGTTTCTTGAAGATAATGTTTTCGATATCAACTTTCCTGAGCCTATTGAGTCGGACGATTATTCAGGCTTGAGCTGGCGTGGTTGTATGATGGCCCGCGACACTGATGCAACAATTCCATTTTCAACGAGCGACAATATCAGTGATTTCAATCCGAGCATAACAGAGCGCACAGATCTCCCCGCCAATTTGGATGTTTTAGATCTGCCCGTTGGAAATCGTGATTTCAGGGCTTTTTACCACCCGCCTAGATGGGCAGCGGGTCAAGCACGCAATTCCGGCAACGATTGGCAGCCTTTTGGTGTTGTTTTCGCGCAGCAACCAAGGTCCAATGAATTTCGCAATCCCAATGTCGGCTGTATCACTTATGAAACAACTTACT of the Hyphomicrobiales bacterium genome contains:
- a CDS encoding acyl-CoA dehydrogenase; protein product: MDFNHTEERRMLAESLGRYLNDNYTFETRMKIAESDDGYSPQKWQELAEMGIIGALFSEDKGGFGGAGFDITVVFEELGRAGVVEPFLSTLLAGSVLAQLDDHDPLIESMIAGEELVSLAHGEANAHYDLDHVATTATEAGDGFVLNGAKAVVLNGGEANKLIVSARISGETFSQDGIALFLVDANQVGVIIRPYPTMDGSRAAEISFSNVKLKTDALLSSSPSTFAILETAYARAILAVSAEALGAMETATRMTGEYLTTRTQFGQPIGMFQALQHRMSEMMIELQQMRSSLINAAGSFEDDKAARDKAISAVKNLTGRVGKLVAEESIQMHGGIGMTWEYALPHFAKRIIMIDHLFGDSDHHLERFAALSQTP
- a CDS encoding pilus assembly protein TadG-related protein, which translates into the protein MKTFRTLQGHIRRFWNDETGNIAMLTGLAVVAVVFSAGVGIDHMRALNEKATLQKSLDAAAIAGATTIATDPGGAENAALQVFNLNYSAENGINNGEVGFTFNQTNGLITVTATSQIKTLLTSILGREFIPVNALASAQGSLSRVEFILAVDQSDSMRGSKQQALVQALDAFKNNVYQTDEDGNFVDRDEILVGLVPWQSFVNVGIENATNWTRGFNSSAINFNITDPSSPSNLQFNENTDRDVIIDAIAQHDFAEHGFDVPQNSLDLASRRQFLEDNVFDINFPEPIESDDYSGLSWRGCMMARDTDATIPFSTSDNISDFNPSITERTDLPANLDVLDLPVGNRDFRAFYHPPRWAAGQARNSGNDWQPFGVVFAQQPRSNEFRNPNVGCITYETTYLTEDANQISSAIDVLRAVNPDVGGVGPFDDETAHTDSSIGMVWALRMLDPDWASDWAGSAVQPAAFDDNEARKVIILLTDGANGIGSNTAPLTWSPYGDTEQTLNVGNNNQARNALNIRTLRICELAKQLDVEIYTIAFEVDDGNAREMLQNCATPDNGNQTYYFEASADGTALESVFATIATQTRRILLTQ